A DNA window from Gammaproteobacteria bacterium contains the following coding sequences:
- a CDS encoding TlpA disulfide reductase family protein, with protein sequence MTRWIVSAVALLVLAGGGWLVMNPPAPVEEAAAPHPHEYSPVVAIDLTAEVAGAGGDRLVPWEVLRRDFSGTSRDGGEIDLEEVVRGNRVTLLTYFAEWCANCRYEAPDLVAKYGVHGDDGLMIIGRSEYSHPDVVDEYVDEFGIEYPVILGSPNPDPDNEDLVRVTTAHFRMRKALLDPRKWGTPLNIVVVDGDPTRASIVTGEFFPGAFDDTFGGYLDGSMPATDEASDMDR encoded by the coding sequence ATGACGAGATGGATCGTTTCAGCGGTAGCGCTGCTCGTACTAGCTGGCGGCGGCTGGCTGGTGATGAACCCGCCTGCTCCCGTGGAGGAAGCGGCGGCGCCCCACCCGCACGAATATTCCCCGGTGGTCGCCATCGACCTGACCGCAGAGGTAGCCGGCGCGGGCGGTGACAGGCTGGTGCCCTGGGAAGTTCTCCGCCGTGACTTCTCCGGCACCTCGAGGGACGGAGGCGAGATCGACCTTGAGGAAGTGGTGCGCGGCAACCGGGTCACCCTGCTGACCTACTTCGCCGAGTGGTGCGCCAACTGCCGGTACGAGGCCCCCGACCTGGTGGCCAAGTACGGCGTGCATGGAGACGACGGTCTGATGATCATCGGGCGCAGCGAATACTCGCACCCCGACGTGGTGGACGAGTACGTAGACGAGTTCGGCATCGAGTATCCGGTCATCCTGGGGAGCCCCAATCCCGACCCCGACAATGAAGACCTGGTGCGCGTCACGACCGCCCACTTCCGCATGCGCAAGGCGCTCCTCGATCCGCGCAAATGGGGCACGCCCCTCAACATCGTGGTGGTGGACGGAGACCCCACCCGGGCTTCGATCGTGACCGGCGAGTTCTTCCCCGGAGCATTCGACGACACCTTCGGCGGATACCTGGACGGAAGCATGCCGGCGACCGATGAGGCGTCGGACATGGACCGATAG